In one Drosophila pseudoobscura strain MV-25-SWS-2005 chromosome X, UCI_Dpse_MV25, whole genome shotgun sequence genomic region, the following are encoded:
- the teq gene encoding uncharacterized protein teq isoform X3: protein MAKWLLGLWLLLLVVNGHEANAYHSGGYRTSGSNQAEQAGLSAGHSAYGSSGNIQEQPIYERPSEGGVGGGACPPQFSGVVSYPYDCHRYVNCHNGSPTIQTCAPGTLFNARTLVCDHPSNVACATPAGGAQAAEPNRSARLREVDTEPRCTPGVIGLQPHPTDCTKFLNCANGKAFVQDCGPGTAFSPSALVCVHKSTVDCGAEAAGQGFSQVSSEVPRCPPGLRGLHQHHRDPYKYLVCGIGVQARVEQCPPGQNFDAHRLSRGYYLHPFDCTKYLKCLDQQTAIESCQQGLVFSISLQRCVSKDQLAANYDSVEYLWEAQHEPSEDGAGRQSYGKNLNVNGYASCPPGAFGLQVHPFDCTKFLNCANGQTFVESCGPGTAWSTASSTCDFAFKVDCSGRSASTVLNPSAHTKTSKTTAHLSGPEHIYEPTQPSSDPFTAVETNPSDLLCPAGVDGLFVHPFDQTKFLNCKAGKVAVQSCQPGYVFSISRGYCQLKSQLVYSDYVTYITSEISYEYSMILSACPGGTDGLHLYPYDAGKYVRCSASKMTILACEQQMAFSLSQKACRPRSQLNSEDRVKFLEELQVQTTYSYQDSQTLQSPLRSCPRNLQGNYPYPFHAGHFVKCQNGLLQVEGCPSGFVFSLSQRVCAARHLLSAHDFLDYVYLSGQFLTDFMQDLTMITCPPRSQGYYLHPFDCTKYVICWDQQTAIESCKQGEVFSISQQICVARDKVTASYDRVEYLGETQHELSEEAESEQPLPGRGFPHDGGYQPQHSGLPLDGRYQPQRYVPVFGGGNQPSLGSIIPQAAGYPPQAQPTGPAFDGGYQQSQGRGFPQEGGYQPAPAALMCPPRVTGLFPNPFDAMGYLHCMEGHTLTRRCSTTDVFSISRGFCVPHQQVASGDRIPYNQQRSVEEDAFVRCPTGASGNFVYPFDCAKFLSCGPNGMILTSCPADQYFSVRRGLCQPKEQVMREDRLYTNSELLIIYEWTQQMKAEGVKTVCPVGVSGSLPHPRISSKFIRCQPGLAEIYDCPSGQIFSISRRLCGPDAEMPSHDRCDYIVGGEGEASYGWRDQLNDNRQSKSYETAGQDQWGNRYVARTTTTVVGDGDRWRDMNMQRPPGIGFQHSPQYHANPSQGWSGQGSSYDHRSPTQSVLYVEGSLQLNRNYPTSKTPLAPMVPSAPLAPTTPGQVFYAERVEKEANPRGQAPGSIDTTGYNFSPSVEHGSPTNRWQPIPPKQTPSMPPLAPLGGQQTLELDYKPDNPPTYNQYQPSGRESHFRAHLAEQRPFEREHPSGTPLAGQQPIDLGYSPESFPNQQKPQDPQTYPRLPSQGLLPPNHDSDQLPSESHQIGTRFNPIASLQPHLPSPNERPSYRGAPSDESNLYGGLLPPNPSPPIPTQLPTTKTPSKLHTYPIYPHIGNASVPQSASHPHYSPSYAGISHSRNASWAKGSVITSTTTARTDDSDDLLVAEDNFEYEEIDLPTEATTSERSGLAPPPFNHQFYSPPKSLSSQASTPADPVSQLAISEALKLMLRPYFNHSGNAQERQAKQAESAIVSVISKPLTSTSPTTTTSTTTITSIPERIATTTPNPDDDAELIKAGEQESLDLTDDYSVFPDAGETARTEQTIDPTTYQSPTDFHRSTRRAEIETTTINWHASGHSRDFHRRHPNLLDPLSLQKHNHPPPNSHHHNPHRHHEHSPDFHRRHPEMPNPFPKKETLPEWELPEHQQPEKETDWKLMTNPNAESVTSRIDVRSFFNETCEFDCQNGICVPQDSVCDGFNHCGNRLDESNCNHLGYEVRLTGGEMPHMGRISVKINGQWGYVCDDKFGLRDADVVCRELGYKLGAQEVRGSSFYAPADQNFNYAMDEVECQGNETMLKDCHFKGWGVHNCGVDEVAGVACKVPMMKCPNNYWLCQTSKECIPPAFVCDHTADCADKSDESPTVCQAPVEFRLEGGRSSNEGRLEVKYHGVWGSVCDDDFNLKSAQVACNSLGYYGPAKLENNIFGHGNGPIWLDQVMCFGNESSIDKCSHWNWGDHNCNHTEDVALHCSAGPPPRSASRLKALKQGESGKSAALSYSDIGLWERSSRAMRSPRRCGIFKDDLSDEYAHSGERVVKGKTARRGRHPWQATIRTRGRGGISSHWCGAVVISKRHLLTAAHCLYGNAKDAYFVRVGDHYANIAESSEVDTFIEKWYTHEKFRDGTHMNNDIAVVVLKRPLKFSDYVQPICLPDKNVVFQGNRNCTISGWGSIKSGVSTPSQVLRSAELPILPDETCKQSKVYGSAMSEGMFCAGSMDESVDACEGDSGGPLVCSDDDGETLYGLISWGQHCGYINRPGVYVRVNHYIDWIYEKINESLLRF from the exons ATGGCCAAGTGGCTTTTGGGCCTTTGGTTGTTGCTCCTGGTGGTCAAT GGGCATGAGGCAAATGCTTATCATTCTGGTGGCTACCGGACGAGCGGCAGCAATCAGGCAGAACAAGCCGGGTTATCGGCAGGGCATTCAGCGTACGGGAGCAGCGGGAACATTCAAGAGCAGCCCATCTACGAGCGACCATCGGAGGGAGGAGTTGGAGGTGGAGCCTGTCCTCCTCAGTTCTCGGGAGTGGTGTCCTATCCCTATGACTGTCATCGCTACGTGAACTGCCACAACGGCAGTCCCACCATCCAGACATGTGCACCCGGAACCCTTTTCAATGCCAGAACGCTGGTGTGCGATCATCCCAGCAATGTGGCATGTGCCACGCCTGCAGGAGGAGCACAAGCAGCTGAGCCGAATCGATCAGCGCGTCTGAGGGAAGTGGATACAGAGCCCAGGTGTACGCCTGGAGTGATTGGATTGCAGCCACATCCGACGGATTGTACAAAGTTTCTCAATTGCGCCAATGGAAAAGCCTTTGTGCAGGACTGCGGACCTGGCACGGCATTCAGTCCATCCGCCCTAGTTTGTGTTCACAAGAGCACCGTCGACTGTGGGGCAGAAGCGGCCGGACAAG GCTTCTCTCAAGTCTCCTCGGAAGTCCCACGCTGTCCTCCCGGTCTGCGTGGGCTCCATCAGCATCATCGGGATCCGTACAAGTATCTGGTATGCGGCATCGGTGTCCAAGCGAGGGTTGAGCAATGTCCCCCTGGGCAGAACTTCGATGCCCACAGATTG AGCAGGGGATATTATCTGCATCCCTTCGACTGTACCAAGTATCTGAAGTGCCTCGATCAGCAGACTGCCATCGAAAGCTGCCAGCAGGGCCTGGTGTTCAGCATCTCCCTGCAGAGATGTGTTTCCAAGGATCAACTGGCAGCAAACTACGACAGCGTGGAGTATCTATGGGAGGCGCAGCACGAACCAAGTGAAGACGGCGCAGGACGACAGTCATATGGAAAAAACCTGAATGTAAACGGCTATGCTTCATGTCCACCGGGTGCTTTTGGACTTCAAGTCCATCCCTTCGACTGCACCAAGTTCCTGAATTGCGCCAATGGTCAGACCTTCGTTGAAAGCTGTGGGCCAGGAACAGCATGGAGCACTGCCAGCAGCACCTGTGATTTTGCCTTTAAAGTGGACTGCAGTGGCAGGAGTGCTTCGACGGTCCTCAATCCATCAGCGCATACTAAAACAAGTAAAACGACAGCCCACTTGAGTGGTCCAGAGCATATTTACGAACCCACACAGCCTTCTT CCGACCCTTTCACTGCAGTGGAGACGAATCCAAGCGATCTCCTGTGCCCTGCGGGAGTGGATGGTCTCTTTGTCCATCCCTTCGATCAGACCAAGTTTCTCAATTGCAAGGCCGGAAAAGTGGCCGTTCAGAGCTGCCAGCCTGGCTATGTGTTCAGCATATCCAGGGGGTATTGCCAGCTCAAGTCCCAATTGGTTTACTCCGACTATGTGACATACATTACCTCGGAGATCAGCTACGAGTATT CTATGATCCTATCCGCTTGTCCTGGTGGCACCGACGGACTCCACCTCTATCCCTACGATGCTGGCAAATATGTCCGATGCTCTGCTAGCAAGATGACCATTCTCGCCTGTGAGCAACAGATGGCCTTCAGTCTGTCGCAGAAGGCTTGCCGGCCGCGCAGTCAGCTGAACAGTGAAGATCGCGTCAAGTTCTTGGAGGAACTGCAGGTTCAGACTACGTACAGCTATCAAGACAGTCAGACACTGCAATCTCCACTCAGATCGTGTCCACGAAATCTCCAAGGCAACTATCCATATCCCTTCCATGCGGGTCACTTTGTAAAGTGCCAAAATGGGCTTCTCCAGGTAGAGGGTTGTCCATCGGGTTTCGTCTTCAGTCTCTCCCAACGCGTGTGCGCGGCGCGTCATCTCCTCTCTGCCCATGACTTCCTGGATTACGTATATCTCAGTGGCCAGTTTTTGA CGGACTTCATGCAGGACCTCACAATGATCACGTGTCCTCCCCGAAGCCAGGGCTATTATTTGCATCCCTTTGACTGCACCAAGTATGTAATCTGCTGGGATCAGCAGACCGCCATCGAGAGCTGCAAGCAGGGTGAGGTCTTCAGCATCTCACAGCAGATCTGCGTGGCCAGGGACAAGGTAACGGCGTCCTACGATCGCGTCGAgtatctgggcgagacacagCATGAATTGAGCGAAGAGGCCGAATCAGAACAGCCCTTGCCGGGAAGGGGCTTCCCACATGACGGAGGATATCAGCCACAACATTCAGGACTTCCACTTGACGGAAGGTACCAGCCACAACGATATGTACCTGTATTTGGCGGAGGAAATCAGCCATCGCTGGGGAGCATCATTCCACAGGCTGCAGGATATCCGCCACAAGCACAACCAACTGGACCGGCCTTTGACGGAGGATACCAGCAATCGCAGGGCAGGGGCTTCCCACAAGAAGGAGGCTACCAGCCAGCGCCTGCTGCTTTGATGTGTCCGCCCAGAGTGACCGGCCTGTTCCCAAATCCCTTCGATGCCATGGGCTATCTTCATTGCATGGAGGGTCACACTCTGACACGGAGATGTTCGACCACCGATGTCTTCAGCATTTCTCGCGGCTTTTGCGTGCCCCATCAGCAAGTGGCCAGCGGGGATCGCATACCGTATAACCAGCAGAGGTCCGTGGAGGAGGATGCCT TTGTGAGATGTCCCACGGGGGCCAGTGGGAACTTTGTCTATCCTTTCGACTGCGCGAAGTTCCTGAGCTGCGGGCCAAACGGAATGATCCTGACGAGCTGTCCGGCAGACCAATATTTCAGTGTACGCCGTGGTCTGTGCCAGCCCAAGGAGCAAGTGATGCGTGAGGATCGCCTCTACACGAACAGCGAGCTACTGATCATCTACGAGTGGACGCAGCAAATGAAAGCCGAGGGAGTAAAAACCGTCTGTCCCGTGGGAGTCAGTGGATCCCTGCCACATCCGAGGATTTCCAGCAAGTTCATCAGATGCCAGCCGGGCCTGGCCGAAATCTACGACTGCCCGAGTGGACAGATTTTTAGTATTTCCCGTCGATTGTGTGGGCCGGACGCAGAGATGCCAAGCCACGATCGCTGCGATTATATCGtggggggggaaggggaagccTCTTATGGGTGGAGGGATCAGCTTAATG ACAATCGCCAGTCAAAATCCTACGAGACAGCCGGCCAGGATCAGTGGGGAAACCGGTATGTGGCCAGGACAACGACCACAGTGGTTGGCGACGGCGATCGCTGGAGGGATATGAATATGCAGCGCCCTCCTGGCATCGGCTTCCAGCACAGTCCACAGTATCATGCCAATCCTTCGCAGGGTTGGTCCGGTCAGGGCAGCTCCTACGACCATCGATCCCCCACCCAGAGTGTGCTCTATGTGGAGGGATCCCTTCAGCTCAACCGTAATTATCCTACATCTAAGACTCCTCTGGCACCCATGGTGCCTAGCGCTCCTCTGGCACCCACCACTCCTGGTCAGGTGTTCTACGCCGAACGTGTTGAGAAGGAAGCAAACCCGCGAGGACAGGCTCCAGGATCTATTGATACAACGGGGTACAACTTCAGCCCCAGTGTCGAACACGGCTCACCGACCAACAGATGGCAGCCCATTCCCCCAAAACAAACACCATCAATGCCTCCACTTGCTCCTCTTGGTGGACAACAAACCCTAGAACTTGATTATAAGCCTGACAATCCACCGACTTACAATCAGTATCAGCCTAGTGGAAGGGAATCCCATTTCAGAGCTCATTTAGCAGAACAGCGACCTTTTGAAAGGGAACACCCATCCGGAACCCCCTTAGCAGGACAGCAACCAATCGATTTGGGTTACAGTCCCGAATCTTTTCCCAATCAACAGAAACCACAAGATCCTCAGACCTATCCGAGACTACCCAGTCAGGGATTGCTTCCACCTAATCACGATTCTGATCAGCTGCCTAGTGAATCACATCAGATAGGAACCCGTTTCAATCCAATTGCCTCTCTGCAGCCCCATTTACCCAGCCCCAATGAGAGGCCCAGCTATCGGGGAGCTCCTTCCGATGAATCGAATCTTTATGGGGGACTACTGCCGCCCAACCCCAGTCCCCCTATACCCACGCAGTTACCCACAACAAAGACGCCCTCGAAGCTGCACACGTATCCCATTTATCCGCACATAGGCAATGCGTCGGTGCCACAGAGTGCCAGTCATCCGCACTACAGTCCCTCGTATGCGGGCATATCCCATTCGCGTAATGCCTCCTGGGCCAAGGGGTCAGTGATAACCAGTACGACGACAGCTCGAACTGACGACTCCGACGATCTGCTCGTTGCTGAAGACAATTTTGAATATGAGGAGATAGATTTACCAACAGAGGCGACTACAAGCGAGAGAAGTGGGCTGGCGCCGCCTCCCTTTAATCATCAGTTTTATAGTCCTCCCAAGAGTCTTTCCTCGCAAGCCTCCACACCGGCTGATCCAGTCTCCCAACTGGCCATCAGTGAGGCTCTGAAGCTTATGCTACGTCCTTACTTCAATCACAGTGGCAATGCCCAGGAGAGACAGGCCAAGCAGGCAGAATCGGCGATAGTCTCTGTGATTAGCAAACCTTTAACGAGCACTAGCCCTACAACGACTACGAGCACTACAACAATAACTTCAATACCTGAAAGAATAGCTACCACAACACCCAATCCAGACGATGACGCCGAACTGATTAAAGCCGGGGAACAGGAGAGCTTGGACCTAACTGACGACTACTCTGTTTTTCCAGATGCCGGGGAAACGGCCCGAACCGAGCAGACCATAGATCCCACCACGTACCAATCCCCGACTGACTTCCATCGGAGCACCCGCAGAGCGGAAATCGAAACAACCACAATCAATTGGCACGCGTCCGGTCACAGTCGTGACTTCCACAGACGCCATCCAAATCTCCTCGATCCGCTCTCCCTCCAAAAACACAACCATCCTCCCCCTAACTCTCATCACCACAATCCACACAGACACCACGAGCACAGCCCCGATTTCCATCGTCGTCATCCGGAGATGCCCAATCCGTTCCCTAAAAAGGAAACCTTACCCGAATGGGAACTTCCCGAACATCAGCAGCCGGAGAAGGAGACCGACTGGAAGCTGATGACCAATCCGAATGCCGAGTCTGTCACATCCAGAATAGATGTGCGAAGCTTCTTCAATGAAACCTGCGAATTCGATTGCCAGAACGGAATCTGCGTGCCGCAGGACTCCGTCTGTGATGGCTTTAACCACTGTGGAAATCGCCTAGACGAGAGCAACTGCAATCACTTGGGCTACGAGGTGCGTCTGACCGGCGGAGAGATGCCGCACATGGGTCGGATATCAGTCAAAA TCAATGGCCAGTGGGGCTATGTGTGCGATGACAAGTTCGGACTAAGGGACGCCGATGTGGTGTGCCGGGAGCTGGGCTACAAGTTGGGTGCCCAAGAGGTTCGCGGTAGCTCCTTTTATGCTCCTGCCGATCAGAACTTCAACTACGCCATGGACGAGGTCGAGTGCCAGGGCAACGAAACGATGCTGAAGGATTGCCACTTCAAGGGCTGGGGCGTCCACAATTGTGGAGTCGATGAGGTGGCCGGCGTTGCCTGCAAGGTCCCCATGATGAAGTGTCCGAACAACTACTGGCTCTGTCAGACCTCCAAGGAGTGCATACCGCCAGCCTTCGTTTGCGACCATACTGCGGACTGTGCAGATAAGTCGGACGAAAGCCCGACCGTTTGTCAG GCTCCTGTTGAGTTTCGTTTGGAGGGAGGTCGCAGCTCCAATGAAGGCCGACTGGAAGTCAAATACCATGGCGTGTGGGGTAGCGTGTGCGATGATGACTTCAACTTAAAGTCTGCCCAGGTGGCATGCAATTCCTTGGGCTACTATGGACCAGCG AAACTGGAGAATAACATCTTTGGCCATGGAAACGGACCCATTTGGCTGGATCAGGTGATGTGCTTTGGCAATGAGAGCAGCATCGACAAATGCAGCCACTGGAACTGGGGCGACCACAACTGCAATCACACCGAGGATGTGGCCCTGCATTGCTCGGCAGGACCACCTCCTCGATCAGCAAGCCGCCTCAAAGCGCTGAAGCAGGGTGAATCAGGGAAAAGTGCAGCCCTGTCCTACTCCGACATTGGCCTGTGGGAGCGGTCCAGCCGTGCCATGCGCTCTCCTCGCCGCTGTGGAATCTTCAAGGACGATTTGTCGGATGAGTATGCTCATAGCGGGGAGCGTGTGGTGAAGGGAAAGACAGCGCGTCGGGGTCGTCATCCGTGGCAGGCCACCATTCGAACACGAGGACGTGGCGGTATCTCCAGTCACTGGTGCGGGGCCGTGGTGATCTCCAAGCGCCATCTACTCACAGCCGCCCACTGTCTCTATGGCAACGCAAAGGATGCGTACTTTGTGCGGGTGGGAGATCACTATGCCAACATTGCCGAGTCCTCCGAGGTGGACACTTTCATTGAGAAGTGGTACACGCACGAGAAGTTCCGCGACGGCACTCACATGAACAACGACATCGCTGTGGTGGTGCTGAAGCGTCCCCTGAAGTTCAGCGACTATGTCCAGCCCATCTGTCTGCCGGACAAGAATGTGGTTTTCCAAGGCAATCGAAATTGCACAATTTCCGGCTGGGGCTCTATCAAATCTGGAGTTTCCA CTCCTTCTCAAGTACTGAGATCTGCGGAGCTGCCCATTTTGCCTGATGAAACCTGCAAGCAATCGAAAGTCTATGGCTCAGCCATGTCCGAAG GTATGTTCTGTGCTGGTTCTATGGACGAGAGTGTAGATGCCTGCGAGGGCGACTCTGGCGGTCCGCTCGTCTGTTCTGATGATG ATGGTGAAACCTTGTATGGCCTCATATCGTGGGGCCAGCACTGCGGCTACATAAATAGACCAGGTGTCTATGTCCGTGTGAACCATTATATCGATTGGATCTACGAGAAGATCAATGAGAGCTTGTTGCGATTTTAG